One genomic region from Armatimonadota bacterium encodes:
- a CDS encoding KpsF/GutQ family sugar-phosphate isomerase: MLERAKNVLEIEANAILALRDRLDKSFVDAVELILKCKGRVVVTGMGKSGAIARKVAGTLSSTGSPALFLHPAEGVHGDLGMVTGQDVVIAFSNSGETEEIMSIVPIIKRIGAKLISIVGKKDSALAANSDVVLDASVEREACPLGLAPTASTSAMLALGDAIALAAMEARKFTAEDYALFHPGGTLGRRLTLRVCDVMRTDDRVAIVSEDDLVRDVLFAITRAGAGAAAVVDGERRLVGIITDGDVRRHMLADERCLYKRASEIMTVNPKFVRPNQLATEGMHILEVFKIGELPVLDDEHRPIGMLMLKDLFKAGIV, translated from the coding sequence ATGCTTGAGCGAGCAAAGAATGTTCTTGAAATTGAGGCAAACGCAATCCTTGCGTTAAGAGACAGACTGGACAAAAGTTTTGTGGATGCTGTCGAGTTGATTCTAAAGTGTAAAGGGCGAGTTGTCGTTACGGGTATGGGAAAATCTGGCGCAATTGCAAGAAAAGTCGCTGGAACACTTTCAAGCACAGGAAGCCCAGCATTGTTTCTACATCCTGCCGAGGGAGTCCACGGCGATCTAGGTATGGTTACTGGCCAGGATGTGGTAATCGCTTTCTCAAACAGCGGCGAAACTGAAGAAATTATGTCCATAGTTCCTATAATCAAGCGAATTGGCGCAAAGCTAATCAGCATAGTGGGTAAAAAAGACTCGGCACTGGCTGCAAATAGCGATGTCGTCCTTGATGCCTCCGTCGAGCGCGAAGCATGTCCGTTGGGTTTAGCGCCAACAGCAAGCACTAGCGCTATGCTAGCTCTTGGAGATGCAATTGCGCTAGCTGCAATGGAAGCGCGAAAATTCACGGCGGAGGATTATGCTCTCTTTCATCCGGGTGGAACGCTTGGGCGCAGGCTTACGCTCCGCGTTTGCGATGTCATGCGCACCGACGACCGTGTGGCTATAGTTTCAGAGGATGACTTGGTTCGTGATGTCCTGTTTGCGATTACTCGCGCAGGGGCAGGTGCGGCGGCAGTTGTAGACGGCGAGCGTCGTTTAGTTGGAATCATAACTGATGGTGACGTTCGTAGGCATATGCTTGCAGATGAACGCTGCCTTTACAAGCGAGCGTCTGAGATTATGACTGTAAACCCAAAATTTGTAAGACCCAATCAACTTGCTACCGAAGGAATGCATATCCTGGAAGTTTTCAAGATAGGTGAGTTGCCAGTACTTGATGACGAGCATAGGCCAATCGGTATGCTGATGTTAAAGGACCTTTTTAAGGCTGGTATAGTATAA
- a CDS encoding type IV pilus twitching motility protein PilT: MADRIDVEELLNKTVDLNASDMHMLVGEPPTLRIHGRLHRLEEYGQLKPEQTEQFLRDIATPRALAEMEEVQGADFGYTFARARFRVAAFMQKGTVAINMRLIPYKLLTFEEIGLDNRIQRLLYAPRGLILVTGPTGSGKTTTLATMIDFINQHRDCHIITIEDPIEYYHEPKKSIISQREVGNDVPSFAVGVVKALRQDPDVILVGEMRDLATISAAVTAAETGHLVFSTLHTTGAARTVDRIVDVFPFDQQEQIRTQLSGNLIAVISQLLLPKKDGNGRVAVFEIMIATPAIQHLIREKKTYAIFSAIQTGQQLGMKTLDHSLFELYSRGLIDRNEMLRAAEKPEEILEKLGERKATREIQ; this comes from the coding sequence ATGGCGGATAGGATAGACGTAGAAGAACTTTTAAACAAAACTGTAGATTTAAACGCCTCTGATATGCACATGCTCGTAGGAGAGCCTCCCACGCTTAGAATCCACGGCAGGCTCCACAGACTTGAGGAATACGGTCAACTCAAGCCCGAGCAAACGGAACAATTTCTACGAGATATCGCCACGCCCAGAGCACTAGCTGAGATGGAGGAAGTACAAGGAGCAGACTTTGGTTACACATTCGCAAGAGCTCGCTTTAGAGTCGCAGCTTTTATGCAAAAGGGTACTGTTGCCATCAACATGCGCCTTATTCCATACAAACTACTAACGTTCGAGGAGATTGGGCTTGACAATCGCATTCAGAGGCTACTCTATGCGCCACGCGGTTTGATATTGGTAACCGGGCCAACAGGGTCTGGTAAAACTACCACGTTGGCGACGATGATAGATTTCATAAACCAACACCGAGACTGCCATATCATAACTATCGAAGACCCAATTGAATACTACCACGAGCCCAAAAAGTCCATTATCTCACAGCGAGAGGTTGGAAATGACGTCCCAAGTTTTGCCGTGGGGGTTGTCAAGGCTCTGCGACAAGACCCAGATGTTATCCTTGTGGGTGAAATGCGAGACCTTGCGACTATTTCAGCGGCGGTAACCGCCGCTGAAACTGGCCACCTTGTATTTTCCACCCTACATACAACAGGAGCGGCCAGAACAGTTGACCGAATTGTAGACGTTTTCCCATTTGACCAGCAAGAACAAATCCGAACACAGCTCAGCGGCAATCTCATTGCAGTTATATCGCAACTTCTTCTGCCTAAAAAAGACGGCAATGGGCGAGTGGCAGTATTCGAAATCATGATTGCTACTCCCGCAATTCAGCACCTAATCAGAGAGAAAAAGACATATGCCATATTCTCTGCTATTCAGACGGGCCAGCAACTTGGGATGAAAACGCTTGATCATTCGCTCTTCGAGCTTTACTCGAGAGGACTAATAGACAGAAATGAAATGCTTCGCGCTGCTGAAAAACCAGAGGAAATCCTCGAAAAGCTCGGCGAAAGGAAAGCAACAAGGGAAATACAATAG
- a CDS encoding NAD(P)H-dependent oxidoreductase, with the protein MKRILIVYHSQEYGNTRRMAEMVAEGCRQVPDVEVMLVNTNESRVDMNIAEQADAYAIGSPDYYSYVAGGIKQFFDDLYIAALAGKNVKGKPCVLFMTHGGGGKGIASLENLARAMNLEIIVPAVVCQGAPGGDVENQSRKLGRTLAEYI; encoded by the coding sequence ATGAAACGCATTCTTATTGTCTATCATTCGCAAGAATACGGCAATACTAGAAGGATGGCGGAAATGGTGGCGGAAGGTTGCCGTCAAGTTCCAGATGTAGAAGTCATGCTTGTAAACACTAATGAGTCCCGAGTTGACATGAACATCGCTGAACAGGCCGATGCATATGCAATAGGTAGTCCAGATTACTACTCATATGTCGCAGGTGGAATAAAGCAGTTTTTTGATGACCTCTACATCGCTGCTCTTGCTGGAAAAAACGTCAAAGGCAAGCCATGCGTACTATTCATGACCCATGGAGGCGGTGGAAAAGGCATCGCTAGCCTTGAAAACCTAGCTCGAGCAATGAATTTGGAGATTATCGTTCCTGCCGTTGTTTGTCAGGGCGCTCCAGGAGGTGATGTAGAAAATCAAAGCAGGAAACTTGGCAGAACTTTGGCGGAGTATATTTAG
- a CDS encoding dihydrodipicolinate synthase family protein, with the protein MENSIKKVLDKGVVIPASPLALTAERKLDERRQRLLWRYYIAAGAGGLAIGVHTTQFAIRKPEIGLFRPLLELGAEEMKHIKEPFVRIAGVCGKTEQAVAEACLARELGYHAGLLSLAALSEADEDELIAHCKTVAEVIPLVGFYLQPAVGGRILPYTFWRRFAEIENAVAIKIAPFNRYQTIDVIRAIAESGRDDIALYTGNDDNIVLDLLTPYRFSINGKKVERRIVGGLLGQWSVWTRSAVQLLEKCHEVVSKVGDVPAEMMRLAAEWTDVNAAFFDVANGFAGCIAGIHEVLRRQGLLEGIWCLDPKECLSPGQSEEIDRVYKSYPHLNDDDFVREWLTKNGL; encoded by the coding sequence ATGGAAAACAGCATCAAGAAAGTCTTAGATAAAGGGGTAGTCATTCCTGCAAGTCCGCTTGCGTTGACAGCCGAGCGGAAGCTTGACGAGCGCCGGCAAAGATTACTTTGGCGGTACTACATAGCTGCAGGAGCAGGTGGTTTGGCAATCGGGGTTCATACAACCCAATTTGCTATTCGGAAGCCAGAGATTGGTCTTTTTAGACCGCTTCTCGAGCTGGGCGCCGAGGAGATGAAACACATCAAGGAGCCTTTCGTGCGGATAGCCGGTGTGTGTGGAAAGACCGAGCAGGCAGTGGCGGAAGCTTGCCTTGCACGTGAACTTGGCTACCATGCAGGATTACTGAGCTTGGCTGCGCTTAGCGAGGCTGATGAAGACGAACTGATTGCTCACTGCAAAACTGTTGCAGAGGTAATCCCTCTCGTTGGTTTTTACCTGCAACCCGCAGTTGGCGGTCGAATACTTCCATATACTTTCTGGCGGCGATTTGCTGAAATTGAGAATGCTGTAGCTATTAAAATTGCTCCATTCAATCGCTACCAAACAATTGACGTAATTCGTGCAATAGCTGAGTCAGGCCGTGATGACATTGCTCTGTATACCGGAAATGATGATAACATAGTGCTTGACTTGCTTACACCCTATCGCTTTTCCATAAACGGCAAGAAAGTTGAACGCCGAATCGTAGGCGGATTGCTAGGCCAATGGTCGGTATGGACTCGTAGCGCAGTACAGTTACTTGAGAAATGCCATGAAGTTGTTTCCAAGGTCGGAGATGTGCCAGCTGAAATGATGCGTCTTGCGGCGGAATGGACGGATGTAAATGCGGCGTTCTTTGACGTTGCAAATGGTTTTGCAGGGTGCATTGCTGGCATTCATGAAGTACTTCGCCGACAGGGATTGCTGGAAGGCATTTGGTGCCTTGACCCAAAGGAATGTCTCAGCCCTGGGCAAAGTGAAGAAATTGATCGAGTATACAAAAGCTATCCACACCTGAACGATGATGATTTTGTGCGGGAGTGGCTCACGAAAAACGGCTTGTGA
- a CDS encoding SGNH/GDSL hydrolase family protein translates to MSPVFEKNAIVLFQGDSITDAGRNREVGEDLGRGYAMITAAWFSAMYPELGVRFLNRGISGNTVMDLKGRWKADCLDLKPTWISIMIGINEAARRYTQNNPMPHEVYENTYREILTQAKEQLNAKFILLEPFVLPIPEDRILWREDLNPKIEIVRNLAREFGAILVPTDGIFAQASARRELAFWAPDGVHPTPAGHALMARAWLQAVNAL, encoded by the coding sequence ATGTCACCAGTATTTGAGAAAAATGCAATTGTTCTTTTTCAAGGCGACAGCATTACGGATGCTGGGCGCAACCGCGAAGTAGGCGAGGACCTAGGCCGTGGTTATGCAATGATAACGGCTGCATGGTTTTCGGCAATGTATCCAGAGCTTGGTGTTCGTTTCCTAAACCGCGGTATTAGTGGCAACACGGTCATGGACCTCAAAGGGAGATGGAAAGCAGACTGCCTCGACCTAAAGCCAACATGGATTTCTATCATGATAGGAATAAACGAAGCTGCAAGACGTTACACCCAGAACAACCCAATGCCGCATGAGGTTTATGAAAACACATATCGTGAAATCCTCACCCAAGCTAAGGAACAGCTCAATGCAAAGTTTATCTTGCTAGAACCCTTCGTTCTCCCAATCCCCGAAGACCGAATTCTATGGCGTGAGGATCTTAACCCAAAGATTGAGATAGTCCGAAATCTTGCAAGGGAATTTGGAGCAATACTTGTTCCGACCGATGGGATCTTTGCTCAAGCATCGGCGCGCAGGGAGCTAGCATTCTGGGCGCCCGACGGCGTTCATCCCACTCCTGCAGGGCATGCACTCATGGCACGCGCATGGCTTCAAGCAGTCAACGCGCTGTAA
- a CDS encoding PQQ-binding-like beta-propeller repeat protein has product MVKASFVKPVKMFLVATLVVCSASAIAQLANSPWPMFRHDLRHTGASPSHDPAPGGTYWKYSVGGGLSSPAIGPDGTIYIGGSSSLYALNSNGTFKWSASIGSSTRSSPAIASDGTIYIGSNSDRLYAFNSNGTLKWSYLTGGDITGSPAVAPDGTIYIGSRDGKLYALNPNGTRKWSCTLGDMHMSSPAVGPDGKIYVGSSNSKLYAVNPTNGSILWNYSAGDGILSSPAISSDGSKIFFGAYDGYCYAINASDGSLIWKFLAGYKNGSTTSSPAIGPNGTVYVGSNYGTLYALDPATGAEIWHFETGSDIRSSPAVTADGTIIFSTFDGYVWALNSNGTKKWHFLMRGSGYSSPAIAADGSVVIGSFDGYVYGNLRGTPPAANPPSNLVATALSETQVHLQWQDNSNDEYGFRIERKIAGGAYTFIANVGESVTTYTDSGLSSGQTYYYRVCAYQEAGNSAYSNEALVTTPGLAAPTDLVATPISETRVDLTWTDRSLDELGFRIERMVGPNGLFQQIAIVNAGVTTYSDVSVNPATNYYYRVRAFDATRVSTPSNEDWALTPGKDFTEVSIGNTSRHQMALTFDAGTASIRSGLIQFLKDQKVFCTFFITGLVAQTQPSQVAQIAANGNHIGNHTYDHPDLRDCTDEQIAWQLSVTDDILYGITGHHTHSYFRAPYGYTDSHVLAAAANAGFRSIYWTEDCGDASWNASTEEIINRTLNAATNGCIMLYHCTVANTEAAMPTIINELRNRGYELVTVPEIIAPEEVVSPVGTINPGWNLISIPLEPANPSPHIVFRNQDIDSKLFRWDKDTATWVVYSSWDPEAFGNISADEGYFYFATEPTTIKCMGAQPTVARHIKLAQAAPLESPWTIIGYPWTTSQDISNCEVFNPNAVEPKTRSIEEAISEGWISATLWWWDSATCSLKTAGLPDDWPDSTKFEPWRGYWLQSHGNCLELIIPPP; this is encoded by the coding sequence ATGGTAAAGGCAAGTTTTGTAAAACCTGTTAAGATGTTTTTGGTTGCAACATTGGTTGTTTGTTCAGCTAGCGCAATTGCACAGCTGGCAAACTCCCCTTGGCCTATGTTTCGCCATGACCTTCGACATACGGGTGCGAGCCCGAGCCATGACCCTGCTCCGGGTGGTACTTACTGGAAATATAGTGTTGGTGGTGGGCTTTCATCGCCGGCAATAGGTCCAGACGGCACAATATATATCGGCGGCAGCTCTTCACTTTATGCTTTAAACAGCAATGGAACATTTAAATGGTCGGCTTCCATAGGGTCCTCCACACGTTCATCTCCAGCAATAGCATCCGACGGAACAATCTACATTGGAAGCAACAGCGATAGGTTGTATGCTTTTAATTCAAATGGGACGTTAAAATGGAGCTATTTAACGGGGGGCGACATTACAGGTTCTCCTGCTGTTGCCCCCGATGGCACGATATATATTGGCTCGAGGGATGGAAAACTTTATGCTCTCAATCCAAACGGTACAAGAAAGTGGTCTTGTACATTGGGCGACATGCATATGTCTTCGCCTGCGGTGGGACCAGATGGAAAAATATATGTAGGTAGCAGTAATTCAAAATTGTATGCAGTAAATCCAACTAATGGCAGCATTTTGTGGAATTATTCTGCGGGTGATGGCATTCTCAGTTCGCCAGCTATTAGTTCGGATGGCTCCAAAATATTTTTTGGTGCATATGATGGTTATTGTTATGCTATCAACGCTTCGGATGGTAGCCTTATATGGAAGTTCTTGGCAGGCTATAAAAATGGCAGTACTACTTCCTCGCCAGCCATTGGTCCTAACGGTACAGTCTACGTAGGTTCGAATTATGGCACGCTGTATGCGCTTGACCCAGCAACCGGTGCGGAAATCTGGCATTTCGAAACAGGTTCGGACATTCGATCTTCGCCAGCGGTTACCGCCGATGGCACGATAATTTTTAGCACATTTGATGGCTATGTCTGGGCTTTAAACTCGAATGGCACGAAAAAATGGCACTTCCTAATGAGGGGAAGTGGTTACTCATCCCCAGCAATTGCTGCTGATGGAAGTGTTGTTATTGGTTCTTTTGACGGATATGTTTATGGCAATTTGAGAGGTACACCTCCTGCTGCAAATCCACCGAGTAATCTTGTGGCAACTGCCTTGTCGGAGACCCAGGTTCATCTGCAATGGCAGGACAATTCAAACGATGAATATGGCTTCCGTATTGAGCGCAAGATAGCTGGAGGTGCTTACACTTTTATTGCAAATGTTGGTGAGAGTGTAACAACCTATACTGATTCAGGGCTCAGCTCAGGTCAAACTTACTACTACCGTGTATGTGCTTATCAAGAAGCAGGAAACTCTGCTTATTCGAATGAGGCGTTGGTTACAACTCCTGGCCTTGCAGCACCAACTGACCTTGTTGCGACGCCCATTTCGGAAACTCGTGTCGACCTTACTTGGACTGATAGGTCACTGGATGAATTAGGCTTTAGGATTGAACGAATGGTGGGGCCGAACGGCCTCTTTCAGCAAATAGCCATAGTTAATGCAGGGGTAACTACATATTCCGATGTAAGTGTGAACCCAGCGACAAACTATTATTATCGTGTACGGGCTTTCGATGCTACTCGAGTTTCAACGCCGTCAAATGAGGACTGGGCGCTTACACCTGGTAAGGACTTCACAGAAGTATCTATTGGCAATACTTCTCGCCACCAAATGGCTCTGACATTCGACGCAGGCACGGCATCAATTCGTTCTGGTCTAATCCAATTCCTAAAAGACCAAAAGGTTTTCTGCACTTTCTTTATCACTGGTCTAGTCGCTCAAACTCAACCCTCGCAAGTAGCTCAGATTGCTGCGAACGGTAATCACATTGGCAATCATACATACGACCATCCGGATTTGCGTGACTGTACCGACGAACAGATTGCGTGGCAGTTGAGCGTTACAGATGATATCTTGTATGGCATTACTGGCCACCATACCCATTCTTATTTTAGAGCACCTTATGGGTATACCGATTCACATGTTCTTGCTGCAGCGGCGAACGCAGGCTTTAGAAGCATATATTGGACAGAAGATTGTGGCGATGCATCGTGGAATGCGTCAACGGAGGAGATTATTAATCGTACGCTGAATGCAGCAACCAATGGGTGCATTATGCTTTATCATTGCACTGTGGCTAATACCGAAGCTGCTATGCCTACAATAATTAACGAACTAAGAAATAGAGGCTACGAATTAGTCACAGTGCCGGAAATTATTGCACCCGAAGAGGTAGTGAGTCCAGTGGGTACAATTAACCCTGGTTGGAATTTGATTTCAATTCCTCTTGAGCCGGCTAATCCAAGTCCCCATATAGTCTTCCGTAACCAAGACATAGATTCAAAACTTTTCCGATGGGATAAGGACACAGCCACATGGGTTGTGTATAGCTCTTGGGATCCTGAGGCGTTTGGGAATATCAGCGCTGACGAAGGGTATTTCTACTTCGCAACTGAACCTACTACAATCAAATGCATGGGTGCTCAGCCTACGGTTGCTCGTCACATTAAGCTGGCGCAAGCAGCTCCTTTAGAATCCCCATGGACTATCATTGGATATCCGTGGACGACCTCTCAAGATATAAGCAATTGTGAAGTATTCAATCCGAACGCGGTTGAGCCCAAGACGCGTTCTATAGAAGAGGCAATATCAGAGGGATGGATTTCAGCTACTTTGTGGTGGTGGGACTCTGCAACCTGTTCGCTGAAGACCGCTGGTTTGCCAGACGATTGGCCAGACTCAACTAAGTTTGAGCCATGGCGGGGTTACTGGCTGCAGTCGCATGGCAACTGCCTCGAGCTTATAATTCCGCCACCGTAG
- a CDS encoding rhomboid family intramembrane serine protease, giving the protein MRADDLQYKMKHWIFHDGIPVTKSVIIANIITFLGMVLFRMRIIEEYFVFTTSQLFAKPWTVVTYPLVGIFGGIIYMLFAIYWLWLAGGSLERSWGSRTYAAFFFITSALTAFGLYVGSMLIGTSTSAAGLWLPIAAVTVAWAMLNPEQQILFMFFIPLRLKWVALISVGIVFIEYGSRNLILGVFALAGCGAAYWYAKSGTAFHFGTSRRRVQDNIIRIRPRYSRSRTFNPLKWYKEYRQRKRLEDLFKRSGMGD; this is encoded by the coding sequence ATGCGAGCTGATGACTTGCAATATAAAATGAAACATTGGATATTCCATGATGGTATACCCGTAACAAAATCGGTAATTATAGCAAATATCATAACTTTCCTCGGCATGGTTCTATTTCGGATGCGAATAATTGAGGAATACTTTGTTTTTACTACTTCCCAATTGTTCGCAAAACCTTGGACTGTAGTAACCTATCCACTTGTGGGGATATTTGGTGGCATTATTTATATGCTTTTTGCTATCTACTGGCTTTGGCTTGCAGGCGGGAGTCTAGAGCGGTCGTGGGGAAGTCGGACGTATGCCGCGTTCTTCTTTATTACTTCTGCCCTGACAGCGTTTGGCTTGTATGTGGGAAGCATGCTAATTGGCACTTCGACTAGCGCCGCCGGATTATGGCTTCCAATTGCGGCAGTGACTGTTGCATGGGCCATGTTGAACCCTGAACAGCAAATATTGTTTATGTTTTTTATACCTCTTAGATTAAAATGGGTAGCCCTAATTAGTGTAGGGATAGTATTTATCGAGTATGGCTCACGAAATCTCATCCTTGGGGTGTTTGCGCTTGCAGGCTGTGGAGCTGCCTATTGGTATGCTAAAAGTGGTACTGCGTTTCACTTTGGCACATCTCGCCGTCGAGTCCAGGATAATATCATCCGCATTCGCCCTAGATACAGTCGAAGTCGGACATTCAATCCTCTTAAATGGTATAAGGAATACCGCCAGCGAAAACGCCTCGAGGATCTCTTTAAACGTTCCGGCATGGGAGATTAA
- a CDS encoding NAD(P)-dependent oxidoreductase: MESLQQLEDMLSEPTEGVIKTLARLEGDVLILGVGGKMGPSLARMVKRASDAAGVRRRIIGVDIFPSSEQESKLREVGIETIKCNLLDPDDLAKLPDALNVVFMVGMKFGTTGQEALTWAVNAFLPGMVCQKYKNSRMIVFSTGNVYGLSPVTLGGSVETAPPNPEGEYATSALGRERIFEHFSLNFGIPIAIIRLNYAVEMRYGVLVDIAQKVWSGEEIDLTMGNVNVIWQGDAIAMALQSFDYVASPPFVINITGPEILSVRRIAWDFAGLMDKLVEFSGVESPDALLSNGQLGHRLFGYPRVPVQQMIRWIADWVMLGGETLGKPTHFETRDGKF; encoded by the coding sequence ATTGAAAGCCTTCAGCAGCTCGAAGACATGCTTAGTGAGCCAACTGAAGGAGTGATTAAAACACTTGCAAGATTGGAGGGGGACGTTCTCATCCTTGGTGTTGGCGGCAAGATGGGCCCAAGCCTTGCGCGAATGGTGAAGCGTGCTTCGGATGCCGCTGGGGTGCGCCGTCGGATAATCGGTGTAGACATTTTTCCATCATCCGAACAGGAATCGAAGCTTCGTGAGGTTGGTATCGAAACAATAAAGTGCAACTTGCTTGACCCTGATGATTTGGCTAAACTCCCCGATGCTCTTAATGTTGTCTTCATGGTTGGCATGAAATTTGGCACGACCGGACAAGAGGCGTTAACTTGGGCTGTCAATGCATTTTTGCCTGGCATGGTATGCCAAAAGTATAAAAACAGCCGAATGATTGTATTTTCAACAGGAAATGTTTATGGTCTTTCGCCCGTGACTCTAGGTGGTTCAGTAGAAACAGCGCCGCCTAATCCTGAGGGCGAATATGCTACAAGTGCTCTAGGGCGCGAACGCATTTTTGAGCATTTCAGCCTTAATTTTGGTATTCCCATAGCAATTATCAGGCTTAACTATGCGGTCGAGATGCGATATGGCGTTCTAGTTGACATAGCCCAAAAGGTATGGTCGGGCGAGGAAATTGACCTCACAATGGGTAATGTGAACGTAATCTGGCAGGGCGATGCCATCGCAATGGCTTTGCAGTCGTTTGACTATGTGGCTAGTCCGCCTTTTGTAATAAACATAACCGGTCCGGAAATCCTTAGCGTTCGGCGAATCGCATGGGATTTTGCCGGATTAATGGATAAACTAGTTGAATTTTCCGGCGTTGAATCACCCGATGCGCTGCTTAGCAATGGACAGCTAGGACATCGCCTCTTTGGATATCCTAGGGTTCCAGTCCAACAGATGATACGATGGATTGCTGATTGGGTTATGCTCGGGGGAGAAACTCTTGGAAAGCCTACGCATTTTGAAACAAGAGATGGCAAGTTTTAA
- a CDS encoding aldo/keto reductase: protein MKYVKFGNAGIEVSKLALGCMDFPTRLDESEAQRVLDTALDHGVNLLDTADTYEKGRAEEVLGRILKGKRDRVILATKFWAKMYDRPNGRGCSRVHIINALEDSLRRLQTDWIDLYQLHHPDSNTPVEETISTLDNLIKQGKIRYYGVSNHYAWQMAHMLGVSALHNWEPLISVQCRYNIIDRAIENEIVHFVQRFNIATMIYGGLSGGILSGDYHRGDQPIPGSRLARLKNYQAKITDATFDLLEKLEVLCKKYNIGMNQLAIAWLVSKPYVTTVLMGGSKPEHFEPIYNVLDLEIAPEDLQQIDEWSQQWRFIPFHNQRIVEGAAPALNWW, encoded by the coding sequence ATGAAGTATGTGAAATTTGGAAACGCAGGCATAGAAGTGTCCAAACTTGCTTTGGGATGCATGGACTTCCCCACGAGACTTGATGAATCGGAAGCCCAGCGGGTGCTTGATACTGCACTTGACCACGGAGTGAATCTCCTTGATACCGCTGACACATATGAAAAAGGCCGTGCAGAAGAAGTACTTGGACGCATACTTAAGGGCAAACGGGATAGGGTAATCCTTGCTACCAAATTTTGGGCAAAGATGTATGATCGCCCCAATGGCCGGGGTTGCTCAAGGGTACATATAATAAACGCTTTGGAAGACAGCTTGCGACGACTTCAGACTGATTGGATTGATCTGTACCAGCTTCATCATCCTGACAGCAATACCCCAGTTGAAGAAACAATCTCCACACTTGACAATCTGATTAAGCAAGGGAAAATTCGCTATTATGGTGTTTCAAACCATTATGCTTGGCAGATGGCGCATATGCTTGGAGTAAGTGCTTTGCATAACTGGGAGCCGCTTATTTCTGTGCAGTGCCGCTACAACATAATTGACCGTGCTATCGAAAATGAAATAGTACACTTTGTCCAGCGGTTCAATATAGCGACAATGATTTATGGCGGCCTCAGCGGCGGTATACTTTCTGGTGATTATCATCGGGGCGACCAGCCGATTCCTGGTTCGCGTCTTGCCAGACTGAAAAACTATCAGGCAAAGATCACTGATGCTACTTTCGATTTGCTTGAGAAGCTTGAGGTATTGTGCAAGAAATATAATATCGGCATGAACCAACTAGCTATAGCATGGCTTGTTTCAAAGCCGTATGTAACGACAGTTCTTATGGGTGGAAGCAAACCTGAACACTTCGAACCCATTTATAATGTACTAGATCTTGAAATCGCTCCGGAAGACCTTCAACAGATTGATGAATGGTCACAGCAGTGGCGATTTATTCCGTTTCACAACCAGCGAATCGTTGAAGGAGCGGCACCAGCTCTAAATTGGTGGTAA
- a CDS encoding 4Fe-4S binding protein — translation MACPIGILVNFSTLRLIPFITIGILGFFGTLGGRLVCGWICPFGLFQDILHKIPTRKITLPRQLTLVKYVLLIGLVFATPFFLPGQPYTYCNFCPAGTLESAIPWAFMGISTGSWWSFATRITILVGVLILAILASRSFCRVLCPLGALFALFNRFSLFRLRITTETCDGCGLCRKKCPVEIDPVKEINTAECIRCLECTTTDHLKLGTS, via the coding sequence ATGGCATGTCCTATTGGAATCCTTGTTAACTTTAGCACACTTCGGCTGATTCCATTCATCACAATTGGGATTTTGGGATTTTTCGGCACACTTGGCGGCAGATTGGTCTGCGGCTGGATTTGCCCTTTTGGTTTATTTCAAGACATCCTACATAAAATCCCAACGCGGAAGATTACCCTGCCACGCCAGCTAACCCTTGTGAAATATGTTCTCCTTATCGGGTTGGTATTCGCCACACCATTCTTTTTACCCGGGCAGCCATATACCTACTGTAATTTTTGTCCAGCTGGGACGCTTGAATCGGCAATTCCTTGGGCTTTTATGGGCATAAGCACGGGATCATGGTGGAGTTTCGCCACTAGGATTACCATACTAGTAGGCGTGCTAATTCTCGCTATATTGGCGTCAAGAAGTTTTTGCCGGGTTCTTTGTCCGCTTGGTGCATTATTTGCCCTATTCAATCGGTTTTCGCTATTCCGACTGAGGATTACCACTGAGACTTGTGACGGATGCGGACTCTGCCGCAAGAAATGCCCAGTTGAGATTGACCCTGTTAAGGAAATAAACACGGCAGAGTGCATTCGCTGTCTTGAATGCACAACCACAGACCACTTAAAGCTGGGAACTAGCTAG